GATTACCATCGAGTCATTTTGAAACACCTCTTCGGTATAAGTACTCAAAATAAGAAGAGATTACAGAGAAGCAGCTGCTTTGGGCTGTAACCCAGGATATTTACAAAATGTACAGGTCACTGGTTCAGGACAAGGGCCGTCTCACGTCAGCAGCAGTGGTTTTGATCCGGTTTTAAAAGGATTCGGAAGTCTCCACAGGCTCCATGTTTCGAGTCCCAGCTTCTGGCAGTTGAAGGTTACAGGTGTCGAGGGCTCGGGTGCCCGTTGTGATATAGTTTCTGTTTGATGTGCACCATGTTCCCTGTGGATTCTTCGTACTGCCGGTGGGACCGCCTCCTGAAATCCTTCAGATTGCATAACCTCGGGATCCAGGACCAGGAATCATCTGAAAGGAAAGGCAAAGAAGAAGCAgatttagaggggggggggggtggggatgagtGAATGCCGGCAAATGGTTCAAAACACCAAGAAAAATAGGACAAAAACCGTGGATGCTGGAAGTGTGAGGAAACAGGAAATGGTGGGAAAACAGCAGGTCTGCGGGGAAGGATAGGgtgaagtgtttaattggggaaaggcTCATTTTGATGGGATTTGGCAGGAACTGggcagagtaaattgggaacagatattcTCAGGAAAAGCACAGATGTAATGTGAAGGATGTTTATGGACCACTTTTGTGGGGTTcaggatagatttgtcccaccgcgacagggaaaagatggtgggATACGGGGACAGTTgttgacaaaagaggtgaaaCAGCCAATTAAGAGGAAGAAGggttgaaagtggcatcacagggaaaTGGGGGGGGATAATTATAAAGTGGACATACAGTGTAACAATAAACCACATCCTGCACGGCCAGGACCAGCCCTGGCTTTAAGCAGACAAGGTCAGAGGAACATGGTCACAGCTCCCATGATGTGCTCAAACTAATAGCCCAATCTCTGCTCCATCAGCCTGTTCTGGTGTGAGTGGCCAATGGGTCTTACAGGAACTTCATGGAAGTTTTGGCTGTAGTATCTTATCCTGGCCCGTGCATCTCCCCAGTCACTGGGAGATCTCATCAGGGATCCACTCACCATAACGCCTGTTTGTCCGCCAGGCCCGAACCACACAGTGTAGGACACCATCCATCCACACCAGAAACCAACTGATGCAGAAGCCCAGCAAAAGCCCCAACATCAGGTCGATCTCCTGCTTTGTTACATTGTCCGTCACAAAGTAAT
Above is a genomic segment from Narcine bancroftii isolate sNarBan1 chromosome 2, sNarBan1.hap1, whole genome shotgun sequence containing:
- the LOC138754480 gene encoding transmembrane protein 240 — protein: MLFMLVGTSVAMAIACIVDMNALLDRFHNYILPHLRGEDRVCHCNCGRHHIHYVIPYDADQSVVDSSENYFVTDNVTKQEIDLMLGLLLGFCISWFLVWMDGVLHCVVRAWRTNRRYDDSWSWIPRLCNLKDFRRRSHRQYEESTGNMVHIKQKLYHNGHPSPRHL